A stretch of Lathyrus oleraceus cultivar Zhongwan6 chromosome 6, CAAS_Psat_ZW6_1.0, whole genome shotgun sequence DNA encodes these proteins:
- the LOC127091550 gene encoding hydroxyproline O-arabinosyltransferase 1, which yields MGCGNMFFTILITFSVTLITYNIIISGNAPLKQEFPGGPSRRPSITIDPIIKMPLEKQKSSSRRLFHTAVTASDSVYNTWQCRVMYYWFKKFKEDSDSDMGGFTRILHSGKADQFMDEIPTFVAQPLPSGMDQGYIVLNRPWAFVQWLQQADIKEDYILMSEPDHIIMKPIPNLARNGMGAAFPFFYIEPKKYENVLRKYFPEENGPVTNIDPIGNSPVIVGKESLKKIAPTWMNVSLAMKKDPETDKAFGWVLEMYAYAVASALHGVRNILHKDFMIQPPWDKELGNKYIIHYTYGCDYNMKGELTYGKIGEWRFDKRSYDGVAPPKNLTLPPPGVPESVVTLVKMVNEATANIPNWPS from the exons atggGTTGTGGAAACATGTTCTTCACAATTCTCATAACATTTTCAGTTACACTCATAACATACAACATAATCATCTCAGGAAACGCTCCTTTGAAGCAAGAATTTCCTGGTGGTCCTTCACGTCGTCCTTCAATTACCATTGACCCAATAATCAAGATGCCATTGGAGAAGCAAAAATCATCATCGAGGAGATTGTTTCATACTGCTGTTACAGCTTCTGATTCTGTTTACAATACTTGGCAGTGTAGGGTTATGTATTATTGGTTCAAAAAGTTTAAGGAAGATTCAGATTCTGATATGGGTGGATTTACCAGGATTTTGCATTCTGGTAAAGCTGATCAGTTTATGGATGAGATCCCTACTTTTGTTGCTCAGCCTTTGCCTTCTGGAATGGATCAG GGTTACATAGTTCTTAATAGACCTTGGGCATTTGTACAGTGGCTTCAACAAGCAGATATCAAAGAAGA TTACATATTGATGTCGGAGCCGGATCATATAATTATGAAACCTATACCGAATTTAGCCAGAAATGGAATGGGAGCTGCGTTCCCTTTCTTTTATATTGAGCCTAAGAAGTACGAGAATGTGCTAAGGAAGTACTTCCCGGAGGAAAATGGACCTGTGACGAATATAGATCCAATTGGGAATTCGCCGGTGATTGTTGGCAAG GAATCGCTTAAGAAGATTGCTCCTACTTGGATGAATGTTTCGTTGGCGATGAAAAAAGATCCTGAAACTGATAAAGCTTTCGGATGGGTGCTTGAAAT GTATGCTTATGCTGTTGCATCTGCTCTTCATGGTGTTCGTAACATATTACACAAGGACTTTATGATTCAG CCTCCATGGGACAAAGAACTTGGCAACAAGTACATAATTCACTACACTTATGGCTGTGACTATAATATGAAG GGCGAACTGACATATGGAAAGATTGGAGAATGGAGGTTTGATAAAAGATCTTATGATGGTGTTGCTCCTCCAAAAAATCTGACTTTGCCACCACCTGGTGTTCCAGAAAGCGTG GTGACCCTTGTAAAAATGGTTAATGAAGCTACAGCAAATATTCCGAACTGGCCATCATAG